The following are encoded together in the Phragmitibacter flavus genome:
- the dndC gene encoding DNA phosphorothioation system sulfurtransferase DndC yields the protein MFAEIKNSLKELYLSDPRPWIIGFSGGKDSTMVASLIFDVAASIPKEKRTKTISVVCTDTRVEIPAIVEMIEGTLLKMRRFSDTADLNLQVHLLRPPSEQSFWVNIIGRGYPPPNRTFRWCTQRMKIDPVNNFVERQLGRTGQAILHLGARSSESSSRAQTLAGIELKNGLRRHPNLPRVDVSNPIEHLTTGEVWAYLLQNNPPWGGSNQDLYRLYKDAGGGECPIHIDSSTPSCGNSRFGCWTCTVVERDKASEGLLASGDERMESMLEFRELLLEIQDPANGFREPMRMNNQPGNGPIKIEGRRKLLRELLKLQDTVKLRLISDEELLLIQQLWKSAHKPDDGRGVARIINAHSGLPMHDLRNSSRLRKLEAEVADELSLSADTLQRLVAKVEEFSENNRAHGLPAELKRILEYDINQLTTDGSPQE from the coding sequence GCTCAAAGAACTCTACCTCTCCGACCCCCGACCCTGGATCATCGGCTTCAGCGGTGGCAAAGACTCCACCATGGTCGCCTCATTGATTTTCGATGTCGCCGCCAGCATTCCCAAAGAGAAACGCACCAAAACCATCTCCGTCGTCTGCACCGACACCCGCGTCGAGATCCCCGCCATCGTGGAAATGATCGAGGGAACCCTCCTCAAGATGCGGCGCTTCTCAGACACGGCGGACCTCAACCTGCAAGTCCACCTCCTCAGGCCTCCATCGGAACAATCCTTTTGGGTCAACATCATCGGCCGCGGATATCCCCCGCCCAACCGAACCTTCCGCTGGTGCACGCAACGGATGAAAATCGATCCGGTAAACAATTTTGTGGAACGCCAACTCGGTCGCACCGGCCAGGCCATCCTGCATCTGGGCGCGAGAAGTTCGGAAAGCTCCAGCCGTGCCCAGACCCTCGCTGGCATCGAACTCAAAAACGGCCTGCGTCGCCACCCCAACCTGCCACGCGTCGATGTCTCCAACCCCATCGAACACCTTACTACCGGAGAAGTCTGGGCCTATCTCCTGCAAAACAACCCTCCATGGGGCGGCAGCAACCAGGACCTCTATCGCCTCTACAAGGACGCCGGCGGCGGCGAGTGCCCAATCCACATCGACTCCAGCACGCCAAGTTGCGGCAACTCACGCTTCGGATGCTGGACATGCACCGTTGTCGAACGGGACAAAGCCAGCGAAGGCCTCCTCGCCAGCGGCGATGAACGCATGGAGTCCATGCTCGAGTTTCGCGAACTCCTCCTGGAAATCCAGGACCCTGCCAATGGTTTCCGCGAGCCCATGCGCATGAACAACCAGCCGGGAAACGGCCCCATCAAAATCGAAGGCCGACGGAAATTATTGCGTGAGCTGCTTAAACTACAGGATACGGTAAAATTAAGATTGATCAGCGACGAAGAATTGCTTCTTATACAGCAGTTGTGGAAATCCGCGCACAAACCCGATGATGGTCGGGGCGTAGCCCGCATCATCAATGCCCACTCTGGACTGCCCATGCATGACCTGCGCAATTCTTCACGCCTTCGCAAACTCGAGGCTGAAGTCGCCGACGAGCTGAGCCTCTCCGCCGATACCCTGCAAAGACTCGTGGCCAAGGTCGAGGAGTTCAGCGAAAACAACCGGGCTCATGGACTCCCTGCTGAACTGAAAAGAATCCTTGAGTATGACATCAATCAACTCACAACAGACGGTTCCCCTCAAGAGTAG
- a CDS encoding AAA family ATPase, protein MPHLISIDSVSITNFGPFYGTNRLDLATPKDAPPHVLIGGKNGAGKTHILRAMYLAVVGRAGIGDLRRVESGSDATRFNFDRVLNRRAAREGVDTCSLSVVIRQQDADSIKEQTLTLHREIRFRTNSPPEWKSWAERSNDVEAVEDDQLIERLRDAFLPRHLARFFFFDAEKSQNVQLGEKDIVKGISQILGLWAYEKLEEDLRELFQTTNRNLTVTGANEAVEKQGEIGGKIKALKAAIKSNEQKQHTLIESQQEAEAELADIEDQLKTIGAVDPSKLEADRQKREEIANAKREVEQRLSAAWETPLPISLLSTMRSELVAQLESEDQKRAWLDRKSALEPKLPAIKSQVFDNPPSEFVLPKKTHGFYTSRLNDALQSLFNPPPDGLEDVEVILTDRPETNFSVRQWLTTRSPELAGLEEACRKLDLLEADVRDLDYEIRQQSQNIAAIGAGKELHEKRGELRSALKTMAKELEEHQIAHGQFEAQMTQLKTEEDRWSKAVTEASKGRDLASRAHQYREAASLMRKRASEQMRKKINELVSELWLEITDRAHEFRGLTFTGDLWQCELIRKNGVRIPWEDANPSAGQKQVRLLAFYEALRRLAQKVPPLVVDTPLGRLDREVRAAVLDKLYLSRDGHQSIVLATNAEIDPDGPLFGKIRDQFGRAYTLVPEGHADSDDYEVTIQKNYFGKRV, encoded by the coding sequence ATGCCTCACCTCATTTCCATTGATTCAGTCTCAATCACTAACTTTGGTCCGTTTTACGGCACCAACCGGCTCGATTTAGCCACTCCTAAAGATGCTCCTCCGCATGTGCTAATTGGCGGGAAAAACGGAGCAGGCAAGACTCACATACTTCGCGCCATGTATTTGGCAGTGGTAGGCAGAGCCGGTATCGGTGATCTTCGGAGAGTTGAATCAGGCTCTGACGCGACACGCTTTAACTTTGATCGTGTCCTCAACCGACGGGCCGCCAGAGAAGGAGTTGATACATGCTCACTTTCCGTCGTTATCCGCCAGCAAGATGCCGATAGTATTAAAGAGCAAACTCTGACCCTCCATCGCGAGATCCGATTCCGCACAAATTCGCCTCCAGAATGGAAATCATGGGCCGAACGTTCCAATGATGTGGAAGCAGTCGAAGATGATCAACTTATCGAGCGCTTGCGTGACGCCTTTCTTCCACGTCATCTCGCTCGCTTTTTCTTTTTCGATGCAGAGAAGAGCCAGAATGTGCAACTGGGAGAAAAGGACATCGTCAAAGGCATCAGCCAAATTCTCGGACTTTGGGCTTACGAAAAACTTGAGGAAGATTTGCGGGAACTCTTTCAGACTACCAATCGCAATCTCACCGTGACTGGAGCAAACGAGGCCGTGGAAAAGCAGGGTGAAATTGGCGGAAAAATCAAAGCCCTCAAAGCAGCCATCAAATCCAACGAGCAAAAACAACACACCCTAATTGAAAGCCAGCAAGAAGCGGAAGCAGAACTTGCTGACATTGAAGATCAGCTGAAGACGATCGGAGCTGTTGACCCATCGAAATTGGAGGCTGACCGACAAAAGCGGGAAGAAATTGCCAATGCGAAACGAGAGGTTGAACAACGACTCTCGGCGGCTTGGGAAACGCCACTTCCCATTTCTCTGCTGTCTACAATGCGGTCCGAATTGGTGGCACAACTGGAATCAGAAGATCAAAAACGCGCTTGGTTAGATCGAAAATCTGCACTGGAGCCGAAACTGCCAGCCATTAAATCACAGGTTTTTGACAATCCCCCAAGTGAGTTCGTCTTGCCCAAAAAAACGCACGGCTTCTATACCTCGCGACTCAATGACGCTTTGCAGAGTTTGTTCAACCCACCGCCTGACGGGTTGGAAGACGTAGAGGTCATACTCACGGATCGTCCGGAAACCAATTTCTCGGTCCGCCAGTGGCTAACGACCCGATCACCAGAATTAGCCGGCCTTGAAGAAGCCTGTCGCAAACTCGATCTCCTCGAAGCGGACGTTCGCGACCTCGACTACGAGATCCGCCAGCAATCTCAAAATATCGCCGCCATTGGCGCAGGAAAGGAATTGCACGAAAAACGTGGCGAACTCCGCTCCGCACTGAAAACCATGGCAAAAGAGCTCGAAGAACACCAGATCGCCCACGGACAGTTCGAAGCGCAAATGACCCAGCTGAAGACCGAGGAAGATCGCTGGTCAAAAGCCGTCACCGAAGCCAGCAAAGGACGGGACCTCGCCTCCAGGGCGCACCAATACCGCGAGGCCGCCAGCCTCATGCGTAAACGCGCTTCCGAGCAAATGCGCAAAAAAATCAACGAGCTTGTCAGCGAGCTTTGGCTGGAAATTACCGACCGCGCCCACGAATTCCGTGGACTCACCTTCACGGGCGATCTTTGGCAATGTGAACTTATCCGCAAGAATGGGGTCCGCATACCCTGGGAAGATGCCAACCCCTCCGCCGGTCAGAAGCAGGTCCGTCTGCTCGCCTTTTACGAAGCCCTCCGTCGCCTCGCCCAAAAAGTGCCGCCACTCGTCGTTGACACACCTCTCGGACGTCTCGACCGCGAAGTGCGGGCCGCCGTGCTTGATAAACTTTACCTCAGCCGGGACGGCCATCAGTCCATCGTGCTCGCCACCAACGCCGAGATCGATCCCGACGGTCCGCTCTTCGGAAAAATCCGCGATCAGTTCGGACGCGCCTACACCCTTGTCCCAGAAGGCCACGCCGACAGTGACGATTACGAAGTCACCATTCAAAAAAACTACTTCGGTAAACGCGTATGA
- a CDS encoding ATP-binding protein, with the protein MLPSLSAEKFIEDVHSRVGAKTKAVLGRAAVSLALGESIPAEYKPPAGTGKDISWDALVGPLEDVFRVAIRSRAGKALDEPAFQREFRRAFEFGCMRMEQIWEFSGRDQARFVAELMRSTQHPGGTTPSPGLTSSRSTSTAIDQEVILQLLTDGQSWSINGEKTPNGLLIISGQSGRGKSQLALDLLAQLSRQGVRFLFFDLKGELEEADDDAQKAESRRKFLELTGARYLRLIDSNLPVNPLYPGKNKADTANIASRVAALVRAFGPQMGPNQETAIRDAYQQLKHPDFTSLVEQLKKNGQEGVAVSVLSKVVELNIFSRATSAERFEDWISHSNIIDLKRLDNETRVLVVAFILNFFIERLNKNLSVRNGIQPIQMVLFVDEAHNILPKDGKARLLEKLAREGRSWGFPLWLASQDADKFVSSDADFSEFASAGIHFSPQTLSTKEQKQILGGVVTQSLEKGEAVMCLGGKTTTGAARQFWREGGK; encoded by the coding sequence ATGCTGCCTAGCCTCTCCGCAGAAAAATTTATTGAAGACGTTCACAGCCGCGTCGGTGCCAAAACCAAGGCCGTGCTCGGACGTGCCGCCGTTTCTCTGGCCCTCGGTGAAAGCATTCCCGCCGAATACAAACCGCCTGCGGGCACTGGCAAAGACATCAGTTGGGACGCCCTTGTCGGCCCGCTGGAGGATGTCTTCCGCGTCGCCATCCGCTCGCGTGCCGGCAAAGCCCTTGATGAACCCGCCTTCCAACGGGAATTCCGCCGTGCCTTCGAGTTCGGATGCATGCGCATGGAACAAATTTGGGAGTTTTCCGGTCGCGATCAGGCGCGATTCGTGGCGGAACTCATGCGTTCCACCCAGCATCCGGGAGGAACCACCCCATCGCCAGGACTCACCTCCTCACGCTCAACCTCCACCGCCATCGATCAGGAAGTCATCCTTCAACTCCTCACCGACGGCCAATCCTGGAGCATCAACGGAGAAAAAACACCGAACGGTCTCCTCATCATCTCAGGTCAGTCGGGTCGCGGCAAAAGCCAGCTCGCCCTCGACTTGCTCGCCCAATTATCCCGGCAAGGCGTGCGATTTCTGTTCTTTGATCTCAAAGGCGAACTCGAAGAAGCCGATGACGATGCGCAGAAAGCCGAGAGTCGCCGCAAATTTCTGGAACTCACCGGAGCCAGATACCTCCGACTCATTGACTCCAACCTGCCCGTCAATCCCCTCTATCCCGGCAAGAACAAAGCCGACACCGCCAACATCGCCTCCCGTGTCGCGGCGTTGGTTCGCGCCTTTGGACCGCAAATGGGCCCCAATCAGGAAACCGCCATCCGCGATGCCTACCAGCAGTTAAAACACCCCGACTTCACTTCGTTGGTAGAGCAGCTCAAGAAAAACGGCCAGGAAGGCGTTGCCGTATCCGTGCTCAGCAAAGTCGTCGAACTCAACATCTTTTCCCGCGCCACCTCCGCCGAGCGATTCGAAGATTGGATCAGCCATTCCAACATCATCGACCTAAAGCGACTCGATAATGAAACCCGTGTCCTCGTCGTAGCCTTCATCCTCAATTTCTTCATTGAGCGACTGAACAAAAACCTGTCCGTTCGCAATGGCATCCAGCCCATCCAGATGGTTCTCTTTGTCGATGAAGCCCACAACATACTCCCCAAAGACGGCAAAGCCCGACTCTTGGAAAAACTCGCCCGCGAAGGCCGTTCCTGGGGATTCCCCCTGTGGTTAGCCAGTCAGGACGCCGATAAATTTGTCAGTTCCGACGCCGATTTCTCCGAATTCGCATCCGCAGGCATTCATTTCTCCCCCCAAACTTTGAGCACAAAAGAACAAAAACAAATCCTCGGCGGCGTGGTCACCCAGTCCCTGGAAAAAGGCGAAGCCGTGATGTGTCTCGGCGGTAAAACCACTACTGGAGCAGCAAGACAATTCTGGAGGGAGGGAGGGAAATAG
- a CDS encoding DGQHR domain-containing protein — MNDESNVKIQIFTVKQPIGEFYVGVMRAPDLKSIAFADVRSKNQIEQDASPGIQRDLNVKRREEIKRYVRSPDASFPNSFILSVKQEDVVNLTESELVIRRHPNAASIIDGQHRLAGLENDDAENFDLIVSVFIDLPPEDQAMLFATINLKQTKVNESLVFDLFEESRIRSPQKTAHDVAKNLNRDSDSPFYREIKVLGVKTPEQGGRLTQATFVKRLLPLIAKDSEAVRISIKKKESLKKFHAENSSRIFWKFFEQGEDWAIQKTVYNFFLAVRDVFPQEWNSLKSPLARTIGFGALMRLLAKLGHVGISLPTGPRMDYDFFFERILRAKDLAPFSFDTYPASGTGETLLFTAFSDRVMSPPEQI; from the coding sequence ATGAACGACGAATCGAATGTGAAGATTCAGATTTTCACGGTAAAACAGCCTATTGGTGAGTTTTATGTTGGAGTAATGCGGGCTCCAGACCTAAAGAGCATCGCATTTGCCGATGTCAGAAGTAAAAACCAGATAGAGCAGGATGCCTCTCCTGGAATTCAACGCGATTTAAATGTCAAGAGGCGGGAAGAAATTAAAAGGTATGTTAGATCCCCAGATGCATCCTTCCCAAACTCGTTCATACTTTCCGTCAAACAGGAGGATGTCGTCAATTTGACCGAATCGGAGTTAGTTATTCGGCGCCATCCAAATGCTGCAAGCATTATTGACGGTCAACATCGTTTGGCTGGCCTCGAGAATGATGATGCGGAGAACTTTGATCTAATAGTTTCGGTGTTCATTGATCTTCCACCTGAGGATCAAGCAATGTTGTTCGCAACTATCAATCTAAAACAGACAAAGGTGAATGAATCTCTTGTTTTTGACCTTTTTGAGGAAAGTAGAATACGTTCGCCTCAAAAAACCGCACACGATGTCGCCAAAAATCTTAATCGCGACTCAGATTCCCCATTTTACAGGGAGATTAAAGTATTAGGGGTGAAAACACCCGAACAGGGCGGCAGGCTAACACAAGCCACCTTCGTAAAGCGCTTGCTACCGCTCATCGCCAAGGATTCAGAAGCTGTCCGTATCTCAATCAAGAAAAAGGAATCATTAAAAAAATTCCACGCTGAAAACAGCTCCCGGATCTTTTGGAAGTTCTTCGAACAAGGCGAAGATTGGGCGATTCAAAAAACTGTGTATAATTTCTTCCTGGCAGTTCGGGATGTGTTTCCGCAAGAATGGAATTCGCTTAAATCCCCCCTGGCTCGGACGATTGGATTTGGAGCACTTATGCGATTACTTGCTAAACTCGGACATGTAGGCATCAGCTTGCCGACGGGACCAAGAATGGATTACGACTTTTTCTTCGAGCGTATTTTGCGCGCAAAGGATTTGGCACCTTTCAGTTTCGATACTTATCCAGCGAGCGGCACGGGAGAGACCCTTCTCTTCACTGCGTTTTCTGATCGAGTAATGTCGCCTCCCGAACAGATTTGA
- a CDS encoding cysteine desulfurase family protein, which yields MIYLDHNATTPVLQEVREAMLPYLSDEWGNPSSSYRFGSRMKSRVEEAREQVAGLIGCKMPREIVFTSGGTESNNTAIHAAIMAQPDKRHIITSQVEHSSVLTYCGYLERHHGYRVTYLPVNQEGLLSLVDLESALGDDVALVSLMWANNETGVLFPVAAIAELCRGRGVPFHCDAVQAVGKLPVNVRELPVDYLTLSGHKLGVPQGVGAVYVHKKAPFVPYLHGGHQERARRGGTENVPYIIGLGKGAELARKKLPSYDRTVRVIRDELETRVLNSIPNTEINGHAAPRLANTSNITFHGIESEALLLLLDQADICASSGSACLADSPDPSHVIAAMNPGSAARQCVRFSLGLQTGAQDIAKTLESLKQIADTFGGQLS from the coding sequence GTGATTTATCTCGACCACAACGCCACCACCCCTGTGCTTCAGGAAGTTCGCGAAGCGATGCTTCCGTATTTGTCTGACGAATGGGGCAATCCGTCGAGTTCCTATCGCTTCGGTTCGCGGATGAAATCCCGAGTCGAAGAAGCGCGCGAGCAGGTCGCGGGCTTGATCGGTTGTAAAATGCCTCGTGAAATCGTGTTCACGAGCGGAGGCACCGAGAGCAACAACACCGCCATCCATGCGGCGATCATGGCGCAACCTGACAAGCGGCACATCATCACTTCGCAAGTGGAGCATTCGTCGGTGCTCACGTATTGTGGATACCTTGAGCGTCACCACGGCTACCGGGTTACCTACTTGCCCGTAAACCAAGAAGGATTGCTTTCTTTGGTCGACCTTGAAAGTGCGCTGGGTGATGACGTGGCATTGGTTTCACTGATGTGGGCCAACAACGAAACCGGGGTGCTGTTTCCTGTCGCTGCCATTGCCGAACTCTGTCGTGGCAGGGGCGTGCCTTTTCATTGCGATGCGGTGCAGGCGGTGGGGAAGCTCCCCGTCAATGTCCGAGAGTTGCCAGTCGATTATCTCACTCTTTCCGGTCACAAACTGGGGGTGCCCCAAGGTGTCGGTGCTGTTTATGTGCATAAAAAAGCTCCCTTCGTGCCCTACTTGCATGGTGGCCATCAGGAGCGAGCCAGACGAGGAGGCACAGAGAATGTCCCTTACATCATTGGTCTGGGTAAAGGAGCCGAATTGGCCCGCAAGAAACTGCCCTCGTATGACCGCACGGTGAGAGTTATTCGAGACGAGTTGGAAACCAGAGTTTTGAACTCCATTCCGAACACGGAAATCAATGGCCATGCCGCGCCTCGCCTGGCGAATACCAGCAACATCACGTTTCATGGCATCGAATCTGAAGCCCTGTTGTTGTTGCTGGATCAGGCAGATATTTGTGCCAGCAGCGGCTCCGCGTGTTTGGCGGATTCTCCCGACCCATCGCATGTCATCGCTGCGATGAATCCGGGATCTGCCGCAAGGCAGTGTGTGCGGTTTTCGTTGGGTTTACAGACAGGTGCTCAAGATATTGCCAAGACATTGGAATCACTGAAACAGATCGCGGACACGTTTGGGGGGCAGTTGTCATGA
- a CDS encoding cupin domain-containing protein, with product MMTINQLSEQAPFTTKDGSTIRSILDSTNAPVQQQSLAEASLPPGAKTDRHYHKASEEIYFLLEGRGTMEIDGEVRVVGPGDAVLIPAGAWHQIEALEGLRFLCCCAPPYRHEDTFFS from the coding sequence ATGATGACAATCAACCAGCTTTCCGAGCAAGCGCCTTTTACCACCAAGGACGGGTCGACCATTCGCAGCATTTTGGACAGCACGAACGCTCCCGTGCAGCAGCAAAGTCTGGCGGAGGCAAGTCTCCCCCCGGGGGCCAAAACCGACCGGCATTATCACAAGGCGAGCGAGGAGATTTATTTCTTATTGGAAGGTCGTGGAACGATGGAGATCGATGGGGAGGTGCGCGTGGTAGGCCCCGGTGACGCGGTGTTGATTCCGGCAGGAGCCTGGCATCAGATAGAAGCGCTGGAGGGGTTGAGATTTTTGTGCTGTTGTGCACCACCGTATCGGCATGAGGATACGTTCTTTAGTTGA
- a CDS encoding SDR family NAD(P)-dependent oxidoreductase, with the protein MSEESSSPNADQPFVRGFSFKHCVALITGASSGLGAEFARQLAPQADTLLLAARTKETMETLAAELSQEHPHLKLVICPCDLSTDAGRETFWQNVAQLPTKPNLLINNAGLGDYGLFADASGDRIRRQIDLNITALTLLARSFLDHISPTPQRPAAILNVSSLAGAVPVPDLAVYAATKSYVTSLTESLAIELASRHIQVAAVCPGPTPTNFGNNARRPGEKDIDRGGQDVLKIPPHRVVEAALQTLRDGRPIVYPGKRVTLAATVFRIMPRSLMRFILAARFQRGQSK; encoded by the coding sequence ATGTCCGAAGAATCCTCATCCCCCAATGCTGACCAGCCCTTTGTTCGCGGCTTTTCCTTCAAACACTGCGTCGCCCTCATCACCGGAGCCTCCTCCGGACTCGGTGCCGAGTTCGCCCGACAACTCGCCCCGCAGGCCGATACCTTGCTGCTCGCTGCCCGGACGAAAGAAACCATGGAGACCCTCGCCGCCGAACTCTCCCAAGAGCACCCCCATCTCAAATTGGTCATCTGTCCCTGCGACCTCTCCACCGATGCCGGTCGCGAAACCTTCTGGCAAAACGTCGCCCAACTTCCGACCAAGCCCAACCTGCTTATCAACAACGCCGGCCTCGGCGACTATGGCCTCTTTGCCGACGCCAGCGGCGACCGCATCCGCCGCCAGATCGACCTCAACATCACTGCGCTGACCCTGCTCGCCCGCTCTTTTCTCGACCACATCAGTCCCACTCCCCAACGACCCGCCGCCATCCTCAACGTCAGTTCCCTTGCCGGAGCCGTTCCCGTCCCCGATCTCGCTGTCTACGCCGCCACCAAATCCTACGTCACCAGCCTGACCGAATCGCTGGCCATCGAACTCGCCTCGCGGCACATCCAGGTCGCCGCCGTCTGCCCCGGGCCGACGCCCACCAACTTCGGCAACAACGCCCGCCGCCCCGGCGAGAAAGACATCGACCGCGGCGGACAAGACGTCCTCAAAATTCCACCCCACCGCGTCGTCGAAGCCGCCCTGCAAACCCTCCGCGATGGACGCCCCATCGTTTATCCCGGCAAACGCGTGACCCTCGCCGCCACCGTATTTAGAATCATGCCGCGCAGCCTCATGCGCTTCATCCTTGCCGCCCGCTTCCAACGGGGCCAATCCAAATAA
- a CDS encoding glycoside hydrolase family 75 protein, producing MPKDPNSTPPSNKRRTKKTSIPHDDDFAIPENWQKRRPGFFSAFSRLLLLLIVLALLVLPFTPYAGRIKRSIDDLVEKARTSKIVYRDVPKEVTITREVDREVIKEVEVVKEVPAPPPPLPSNFIPRQEVDVATLYNGITIQTQLDAQQGTYASTERLDKDAFTVNFKLSVRIPKANDTLPELARVNEHLPKMLPGFPSLLEGAKVSGFYHKLYDLKTTRVQRELTRLNRVLDRHNFFDTETILELTHPQSKRRALLIQSDMDVVADGSDGDRMPNMSASIYQSTHYQPSTSYEWAKKGKTQNPLLPLWLKSLDTAKKEFAVKGLSAARNAELRSEIDHAERVITGLRTRSSLIAEKDPFIVLSLLFRDYPKTHPHAPGMGDYAAVIFEDKIYPAICGDYGPTFKMGEASLRMAKTINENSSPYRRPVSDLTVTYLIFPGTAERPFGPPKLDHWHQKVSAYLEECGGLGTGYTLHQWEDLFAPPAPATPPAAPAPAADPAQPESPPTTPPATSPASATETPTTPVDPIPSPSPASPNTPPSP from the coding sequence ATGCCCAAAGATCCCAATTCCACTCCCCCTTCCAACAAGCGCCGCACCAAAAAAACGTCGATTCCTCACGACGACGATTTTGCCATTCCCGAAAACTGGCAAAAACGCCGCCCCGGCTTTTTCAGTGCTTTCAGCCGCCTGCTGCTGCTGTTGATTGTCCTCGCCCTGCTCGTCCTCCCCTTCACTCCTTACGCAGGCCGCATCAAACGCAGCATCGACGACCTCGTCGAAAAGGCCCGCACCTCCAAAATCGTCTACCGCGACGTCCCCAAAGAAGTCACCATCACCCGGGAAGTCGACCGCGAAGTCATCAAGGAAGTGGAAGTCGTTAAAGAAGTCCCCGCCCCGCCGCCACCGCTTCCCTCCAATTTCATCCCCCGCCAGGAGGTCGACGTTGCCACCCTCTACAACGGCATCACCATTCAAACCCAGCTGGATGCCCAGCAAGGCACCTATGCCAGCACCGAACGCCTCGACAAGGACGCCTTCACCGTCAACTTCAAGCTCTCCGTCCGCATCCCCAAAGCGAACGACACCCTGCCCGAGCTTGCCCGCGTCAATGAGCACCTTCCCAAAATGCTCCCCGGCTTCCCGAGCCTCCTCGAAGGTGCCAAAGTCTCCGGCTTCTACCACAAGCTCTACGACCTCAAAACCACCCGGGTCCAACGCGAACTCACCCGCCTCAACCGCGTCCTCGACCGGCACAACTTCTTCGACACCGAAACCATCCTCGAACTCACCCACCCCCAGAGCAAACGCCGCGCCCTGCTCATTCAAAGTGACATGGACGTCGTTGCCGACGGATCCGATGGCGACCGCATGCCCAACATGAGCGCCTCGATCTACCAGAGCACCCACTACCAGCCCTCCACGAGCTACGAATGGGCCAAAAAAGGCAAAACCCAGAACCCTCTTCTCCCCCTCTGGCTCAAATCGCTCGATACCGCCAAAAAAGAGTTCGCCGTCAAAGGACTTTCCGCCGCCCGCAACGCCGAACTGCGCAGCGAAATCGACCATGCCGAACGTGTCATCACCGGCCTCCGCACCCGCAGCAGCCTCATTGCCGAAAAAGATCCCTTTATCGTTCTCTCCCTGCTGTTCCGCGACTATCCCAAAACCCATCCCCACGCCCCCGGCATGGGCGATTACGCTGCGGTCATCTTCGAAGACAAAATCTACCCCGCCATCTGCGGCGACTACGGGCCCACCTTCAAAATGGGCGAAGCCTCCCTGCGCATGGCCAAAACCATCAACGAAAACTCCTCCCCCTACCGCCGTCCCGTCAGCGACCTCACCGTGACCTATCTCATCTTTCCCGGCACCGCCGAACGCCCCTTCGGTCCCCCCAAACTCGACCACTGGCACCAAAAAGTCTCCGCCTACCTCGAAGAATGCGGCGGACTCGGCACCGGCTACACCCTCCATCAATGGGAGGATCTCTTCGCCCCACCCGCACCCGCCACACCGCCTGCTGCACCTGCTCCCGCAGCTGATCCAGCCCAGCCGGAATCTCCACCAACCACTCCTCCCGCCACCTCCCCCGCTAGTGCAACGGAGACTCCAACCACGCCGGTCGATCCCATCCCATCCCCCTCGCCCGCCAGCCCAAATACTCCTCCATCACCGTAA
- a CDS encoding HU family DNA-binding protein, with protein MAGVTKRDLVVELSNRTGLTQSQAFDLFQHALDLITEELAQGNEVTLRRFGTFEVRVTKAKVGRNPNKPGTEMKIPPRAVVRFKPGKEMKAQVADVLPKLLNGESES; from the coding sequence ATGGCAGGGGTTACAAAACGAGATCTGGTAGTTGAACTGAGCAACAGGACGGGGCTGACCCAAAGTCAGGCATTTGACCTGTTCCAACATGCTCTCGACCTTATCACCGAGGAACTCGCTCAAGGCAACGAAGTCACCCTACGTCGATTCGGAACTTTCGAAGTTCGTGTCACCAAAGCCAAGGTAGGGCGCAATCCCAACAAGCCAGGCACCGAAATGAAGATCCCGCCTCGCGCGGTGGTTCGTTTCAAGCCCGGCAAGGAAATGAAAGCCCAGGTCGCCGACGTGCTGCCCAAGCTTCTCAACGGCGAGAGCGAGAGTTAA